A genome region from Streptomyces sp. NBC_01296 includes the following:
- the mycP gene encoding type VII secretion-associated serine protease mycosin, which translates to MRKATAALVGLLLAGVAATPAHAETIRSKQWHLDTMKAEDIWKISNGKGVTVAVIDTGVDQIPELEGQVLPGTAFPVGDAATGRDNDYGGHGTGVASMIAATGKHPSGDGAYGLAPGVKILPIRVPDMLEGLNTPSWVAAIRYAADSDAKIINISLAIVGTPKDDEARREAVKYALSKGKLIFAGAGNDGDTLNEIKYPAATPGVVAVGAVDAKGEATKESQHGSQIDMAAPGIDIVTACKGKTGLCTTHGTSDATALASASAALLWSAHPDWTNNQVLRVLLNTAGKPNDGAPRNDYIGYGIVRPRIAVPTPGDPGPADVFPLPDLAAADGKNSPAPSADGKKPESSAPQAEAKKDGGSNLLWIGLGLGACVLIGGAVTAVVVRRKNS; encoded by the coding sequence ATGCGCAAGGCGACCGCGGCCCTGGTGGGCCTGCTGCTGGCCGGGGTCGCCGCGACCCCGGCCCATGCGGAGACCATTCGCTCGAAGCAATGGCATCTCGACACCATGAAGGCTGAAGACATCTGGAAGATCAGCAACGGCAAGGGTGTCACCGTCGCAGTGATCGATACCGGTGTCGACCAGATCCCGGAGCTCGAAGGGCAGGTCCTTCCGGGCACGGCCTTTCCTGTTGGTGATGCTGCGACTGGCAGAGACAACGACTATGGCGGGCACGGAACCGGCGTCGCTTCTATGATCGCTGCCACTGGAAAGCACCCGAGCGGTGATGGGGCCTACGGGCTTGCCCCTGGGGTCAAGATCCTCCCGATCCGGGTGCCCGACATGCTGGAGGGGCTGAACACCCCCTCCTGGGTCGCAGCCATTCGGTACGCGGCCGATTCGGACGCCAAGATCATCAATATTTCCCTGGCCATTGTCGGCACGCCGAAGGACGACGAAGCTCGTCGTGAAGCGGTGAAGTATGCGCTTTCGAAGGGGAAGCTGATCTTTGCCGGTGCCGGCAATGACGGGGATACGCTCAACGAGATCAAGTACCCCGCCGCAACCCCCGGAGTAGTGGCTGTCGGCGCCGTGGACGCGAAGGGCGAGGCGACGAAGGAATCGCAGCACGGTTCGCAGATCGACATGGCTGCCCCAGGCATCGACATCGTCACCGCCTGCAAGGGCAAGACAGGGTTGTGTACCACCCACGGCACCAGCGACGCTACGGCCCTCGCCTCCGCCTCCGCCGCCCTGCTCTGGTCCGCGCATCCCGACTGGACCAACAATCAGGTCCTCCGGGTCCTCCTGAACACCGCCGGTAAGCCGAATGACGGTGCTCCGCGCAACGACTACATCGGCTACGGCATCGTCCGGCCCCGGATCGCCGTGCCCACGCCCGGCGACCCCGGTCCGGCGGATGTCTTCCCGCTGCCCGACCTGGCGGCGGCGGACGGGAAGAATTCGCCGGCCCCGTCGGCCGACGGCAAGAAGCCCGAGTCCAGCGCACCCCAGGCAGAAGCCAAGAAGGACGGCGGCAGCAACCTCCTCTGGATCGGGCTCGGCCTGGGAGCCTGCGTCCTCATCGGGGGAGCCGTCACCGCGGTCGTGGTCCGGCGCAAGAACTCCTGA